The genome window AGCGTGTCGACACCTGCCCTCGCCGCTCTGCCCATTCGCCGTCTGACCCCCCGCGACCTCCGTGCCTGCGCCGACTTGTCCGAGGACCGTGGTTGGCCCCGCGAGGAACACAAGTGGGGCCTGCTCCTGGCCGCCGGGAAGGGATACGGCATCGACGATCCCGAGGGTGGTCTCGTCACCGCGTGTGTCGTCACCGAGTACGGATCCAGCTACCGTCCCGATCTCTGCGCCGTCGGCATGGTGCTCGTCGCCGAGCGGCACGCGCGCCAGGGCGTCGGCCGCCGGCTGATGCGGCATGTGGTCGCGGAATCGGGCACCACCCCGCTCACGCTGTACGCGACTCCTTACGGCCGCCCCCTGTACGAGGAGCTGGGCTTCAAGGCCATCGGCAGCTCCGAGATGGTGCGTGGGCACTTCACGGCCGGCGGACCGTCCCCCACCGTCTCCACCCGTCCGGCCACCGGGGAGGATCTCGCCACCCTCGTACGGCTCGACGAGGAGGTGTTCGGCGCCGACCGGACGCACATGATCACGCGGTTGCCCGCCTTCGCCGACCAGTTGCGCGTCGCAGAGGAAAAGGGGCGGATCATCGGTTACGCGGCTGCCTGGCCCAACATGGACACCCATGTCCTGGGTCCCCTCGTCGCCCGCGACGCGGAGACGGCGAAGGCGCTCGTCGCCTCCCTGGCCGCGCACACCGACCGCCCGCTGCGCACGGATGTCGATGTACGGCACGAGGGCCTGCTGACCTGGCTGAAGGAGCGGGGTCTCGCCTCGGTGGGCGTCAACGCGGTCATGACGTACGGCATCCCGGATCTGCCCGGCGACTGGACCCGGCGTTTCGCCCCGCTGACGGTGGCGGCGGGCTGAGCAGAGCCGCACGGCGCGACGCGTGCGCCCGGGTGCCGGGGAGCACGCGTCGCGCTCGCAGGTACTCAGGGGCGCACTGCGGTGCGCCGTTCGCTGGGCGTGGCGCCCGCCACAACCGTGCTCGGGGCCGCCTCCCGGCGCTCCAGTGCCGCGGAGAGGAACGCCAGCAGCAGGGCGGACACGGCGAGGACGGCGCCGACCCAGTTGGGGGCGGTGTAGCCGAGTCCGGCGGCGATGACCAGGCCACCGAGCCAGGCCGACAGGGCATTGCCGAGGTTGAAGGCACCGATGTTCGCTGCGGAGGCGAGGGTAGGAGCGCCGTGCGCGTGGTCCAGTACCCGCTTCTGCAGGGGCGGCACGGTTGCGAACCCGAGAGCGCCGATCAGCACGATCGTGACGGCGGCGAGCGCCTTGGTGTGCGCGGTGACGGTGAACAGCGCGAGCACGAGGGCGAGACCGCCCAGTGACACATACAGCATCGGCATCAGGGCACGGTCCGCGTACTTGCCCCCGATGAGGTTCCCGCCGACCATGCCGAGGCCGAAGAGAACGAGCAGCCATGTGACCGAGCCGTCGGCGAAGCCGGTGACATGGGTCATCATCGGCGCGATGTACGTGATGGCCGCGAACACACCGCCGAAGCCGAGCACGGTCATCGCCATCGCGAGCAGCACCTGCGCGTTCTTGAAGGCGGCCAGCTCATGGCGCAGATGCGCGCCCTCGGGCTTCGGCATCTCGGGCACGAGCTTCGCGACTCCCAGCAGCCCGACCACGCCGAGCGCCGCGACCAGCGTGAAGGTGACCCGCCAGCCTGCTGACTGTCCGACGAGTGTGCCGAGCGGGACACCGACGACGTTGGCGATCGTCAGACCGCTGAACATCATGGCGATGGCGCCGGCCTTCTTCTCCGGTGCGACCAGATCGGCGGCGACCACCGAGCCGATGCCGAAGAACGCGCCGTGGGCCAGAGAGGCCACCACCCGACCCACCAGCATCAGTCCGAAGACCGGGGCGACGGCGGACAGCAGATTGCCCACGACGAACAGGCCCATCAGAAGCATCAGCATCCGCTTGCGGGGGACCTTGGTACCGAGCGCCGTCATGATCGGAGCGCCGAACATCACTCCCAGGGCATAGCCGGTCACGAGCAACCCGGCGGTGGGGATGGAGACCCCGAAATCGCCCGCGACCTCGGGCAGCACACCCATGATCACGAACTCTGTGGTTCCGATCCCGAAGGCTCCGATGGCGAGGGCCAGAAGAGCGAGGGGCATGGAGGACACCTTCTCAACGTTTGCCGAAGCATCTTGCACGCCTCGACAATAATTGCAGACGCGCTATATATGCAAACGCGGTCTATTGCGATGGTGCTCTATCCTGGTGTTGAGCTGCTCCGAAGTGGAGGACAACGCCATGTCAGCGACGGACCCCGCGCTCACCGCCCTCGCCCAGGGCTGGTGCGCCCTCTCCCTGCTGCACGGGAGGATCGAGGCCCACCTCGAACGCGCGCTCCAGGCCAAACACGGGCTGAGCGTGCGGGAGTACTCCTTGCTGGACGTACTCAGCCGTCAGCACGACGGCGAGGGGGGTCACCTCCAGATGAAGCAGGTCGCCGACGCGGTGGTCCTCAGCCAGAGCGCCACGACCCGACTGGTGACCAGACTCGAGGACCGCGGTCTGCTCTCGCGGTATCTCTGCCCCACCGACCGCCGCGGCATCTACACCAACGTCACAGAGGCCGGCCTCAAGCTCCTGGAAGAGGCCCGTCCCACCAACAACGCCGCCCTGCGCGAAGCCCTCGCCGAGGCGGCGAAGAAGCCGGAACTGGCACCACTGGTCCGCGTCGTCGAGTCCTTGGACGTGCCGGCCTAGCCATCCGCTCCGACCAACCGGCACGCTCGAAGCGGCCCTAGGGTGCAGGCATGGGAGAACTCGACATACGGCCCGCCGTCGCGGGCGACGTCCCCGCGATCGTCGCCATGCTCGCCGACGACCCGCTCGGCGCCCAGCGTGAATCACCGGACGACCTGACGCCCTACCTGCACGCCCTCAAGCGGGTGAGCAGCGACCCGAACCAGCACCTCGTGGTCGCCGTACGCGACGGCCGGGTAGTGGGCACCCTCCAGCTCACCATCATTCCCGGACTGTCCCGCATGGGCGCCACCCGCTCCATCATCGAGGCCGTCCGCATCCATGCGGACGAACGCGGCAGCGGCCTGGGAACGCAACTCATTGAATGGGCGGTCGACGAATCCCGGCGCCACGACTGCCAGTTGGTCCAGCTGACCTCCGACGCCACCCGCACCGACGCCCACCGCTTCTACGAACGTCTCGGCTTCCAGGCGTCGCACGTGGGCTTCAAACGGCAGCTCTGACACCGCTCACCGGTGAAAGGGCCTGTTTCACGTGAAACAGGCCCTTCCTGACCCTCAGCGGGACCTACCGGATCCCCCTCCATCCGTCCTGGTCCACACCGCCGGGTACAGGAGCACCCTGCTCGTACGGCTGGCGCGTGAACACGAACGACCCGAGGTCCAGGTGGCTCACCGATCCGTCCGCCCGCCGTACCGCTTTCAGAATCTCCCCCGCGTAGTAGCCGTCCAGTCCCGTCCAGGTGCCGTCCTCGTTGGGCCGCAGACGCGCTCGCCGACCCACTCCGGACAACGGCTCCAGCGAGACACCTCCATCGGCCGTCAGCCGCAGGACGAACCCCTGCGTGCCCCAGTACCACTGCCCCACCAGTTCCAGCACCGAACGGTCCACATCGGACAGCGGCCGCCATGGCTCGGGGATCCGCGGCTCCGCCTCCGCCACGATCCCCACGAGGTCGGCGGCAAGGGAGGAGACAGCCGGCCCCGACGTGCAGTTGGCCAGCACGACGGCCGCCACGTCATCCTCCACGCTCAGCGTCAGATCGGCCAGGAACCCGGGCAGGGAACCGGAATGCCCGACCAGGAGACGGCTGTCCCAGCGCTGAAGCCGCAACCCGAGACCGTACGCCGAACCCGCGACCACATCCGACGTCTCGGGCGGCGCGGCAGGCTTCCGCATCTCCCGTACGGACTCCGCACTCAGCACCCGCTCGTCACCCTGCGCCAGGAAAACAGCGAAACGGGCCAAGTCGCCGGTGGTCGACCACAGTTGACCGGCCGGAGCCATCAGTCCGAGATCCTCGGCAGGCTCCGGCAGCATCACATCCGCCCACGGATGCACCGCCCAGCCGCCCGCATGCGGTGCCTGTGGCCGACCTCCGGTCCGGTGCAGCCCCAGCGGCTCCAGCACCTCACGCCGCAGAACGTCCTCCCACGGCGCCCTGCGCACCTCCTCGACCAGCGCGCCCAGGAGCGTGTAGCCGGGGTTGGAGTAGTGGAACCTGCGCCCGACCGGATGCCGCAAGGGATGCTCGCCCAGCACGTCCGCCAGCTCGGGCCGCAGCGTTCCCGGCGTCCGTTCCCACCACGGGCCGGGCGACTCCGCCGCGAGACCGCCGGTATGCGCGAGCAGTTCGGCGATGGTCACCTCCCCCACCCCTGTGCCGGGCAGATGCTTCTCCAGCGGATCGCCCAGATCCAGAACCCCCTCGTCACGCAGCCGCAGGACGAGAACCGCTGTGAACGTCTTGGTGATGGACCCGATCCGGTACTGCACGTTCTCGTCCGGAGCATGGCCGTCCACGCAGGATCGTGCACCGTGCCACACCGCCCGCCCACCCCGGACAACGGCCGCGACCAGTGACGGCGCCCGTCCCTCGGCCTGCGCCACGGCGATCCGGTGCAACAGGGCCCGGCGCGTTGTGGGAAGCAGTTCTTCCTGAGTTGTCGTCATGGCCCCAGTCCACCCGCCACGGCATCCTGCGTCGAGCCTATTTCCACCGTGCTGGCACTTCTCCAGGGGAACGCTTCGCGGACCTGTGCGGTGATGGCAGGCAGATCGGCCGGACGGGTCGTCTCCACTGTGATGACGGAGCTGTATCCGAGCGGCCGATCGTATTGGGCCAAGACCTCGGGCGAGAGTTCGTGAACGACTGGGCCGGGTGATGATGACGAGGCGAAACCTGAGGCCCTGACGACGGATCAGGTCTGTGCCATGTCGACGAACCGCGAGTAGTGGCCCTGGAAGGCGACCGTGATCGTCGCGGTGGGGCCGTTACGGTGCTTGCCGACGATGATGTCCGCCTCGCCCGCGCGCGGCGACTCCTTCTCGTATGCGTCCTCACGGTGCAGCAGGATCACCATGTCCGCGTCCTGCTCGATCGAACCCGACTCACGCAGGTCGGACACCATGGGCTTCTTGTCCGTCCGCTGCTCCGGACCACGGTTGAGCTGTGACAACGCGATCACCGGCAGCTCCAGCTCCTTGGCCAGCAGCTTCAGGTTTCGCGACATCTCGGAGACCTCCTGCTGCCGGCTCTCGGAGCGCTTGGAACCGGACTGCATCAGCTGCAGATAGTCGATGACGACGAGTTTCAGATCATTGCGCTGCTTCAGACGACGGCACTTCGCCCGGATCTCCATCATCGACAGGTTCGGCGAGTCGTCGATGTAGAGGGGCGCGGCCGAGACGTCCGGCATACGACGCGCCAGCCTGGTCCAGTCCTCGTCCGTCATCGTGCCCGACCGCATGTGATGCAGTGCCACCCGAGCCTCGGCGGACAGCAGACGCATCGCGATCTCGTTGCGGCCCATCTCGAGCGAGAAGATCACGCTGGGCAGGTTGTGCTTGATGGCAGCCGCTCGGGCGAAGTCCAGAGCCAGCGTCGACTTACCCATCGCGGGACGCGCGGCGATGATGATCATCTGGCCCGGGTGCAGACCGTTGGTGAGCTGGTCCAGATCGGTGAAGCCGGTCGGCACACCGGTCATCTCCCCCGACCGTGAGCCGATCGCCTCGATCTCGTCGAGCGCCCCCTCCATGATCTCGCTCAGCGGAAGATAGTCCTCCGCCGTGCGCTGCTCGGTCACCGCGAAGATCTCGGCCTGAGCGCTGTTGACGATCTCGTCGATGTCGCCGTCGGCCGCGTACCCCATCTGCGTGATGCGCGTACCGGCCTCCACCAGGCGCCGCAGTACCGCCCGCTCGTGCACGATCTGCGCGTAGTACTCGGCGTTCGCCGCGGTCGGCACGGTCTGCACCAGCGTGTGCAGATACGAGGCACCGCCAACCTTGGTGATCTCACCGCGCTTGGTCAGCTCCGCCGCAACCGTGATGGGGTCGGCCGGCTCACCCTTCGCGTACAGGTCGAGAATCGCCTGGTAGATCGTTTCGTGTGCCGGCCGGTAGAAGTCATGGCCCTTGAGGATCTCCACGACATCCGCGATCGCGTCCTTGGACAGGAGCATGCCTCCGAGGACGGACTGCTCGGCGTCCAGGTCCTGCGGCGGCACCCGCTCGAAGGCGGAGCCACCCCCGTCCCATGTGCCGCTGTCCGGCCCCCTGTCGTGCTGCTCGTCACGGCTCCGGCCGCCCTCGCCGCGTCGGCGGGAGGCGGGGACACGATCGCCGGGACCGCTGTCGGCCCACTGATCGTCCAAGGGCTCGGAAATGCTCACCGGGCCGCCTCCTCCCGTCCGCCGCGCGGACCTCGCCGTGCACCCCAGTTCTAGGGCACGACACTGACAAAGCGAGAAGCCCAGCTCCGGTTCAGACGCGTCGGCCGAGCGCGTCGTCCGAGGACGGAGAGGGAGTGGGCGCCGGACCACGTTAGGCCCCTGGGCACCGTCAGCCAATCTGGTTATCCACAGGCCATGTGGACGAGACGCCCAACGCTGTGGACAACTCCGTGAAACCTGTGCACGACACGGTGGACAGCTCTGTGAACAAGCCCTCAACTGATTCCTAAGAGCCCACCTGACCTGGGGATTTCCCGTCCACCGCTTGTGCAGAAGAAAAACTTCCCCAGTCGGATCAAGATCGCTACCGAGCGTGGACAGCGCGGCAGAACAGAGCGTCTAAAGTAAGGGACAGAAGCCCATTGCAGCTCTTACCTGTGGACGATTAGATTGGTGGTCATGACCCAGGCTCCCGCGACACCCCGCGCCCTTGGACGTCGGCACGACCGGGAGATCGTCGCACTGGCCGTTCCGGCCTTCGGCGCACTCATCGCGGAGCCCCTCTTCGTGATGGCCGACAGCGCGATCGTCGGCCATCTCGGCACCGCGCAGCTGGCCGGCCTCGGCGTCGCCTCGGCGCTTCTCACCACCGCAGTCAGCATCTTCGTCTTTCTCGCCTACGCGACCACGGCCGCGGTCGCGCGCCGCGTCGGCGCGGGCGATCTACGATCCGCCATCCGCCAGGGCATGGACGGCATCTGGCTCGCGCTGCTGCTGGGAGCGGCCGTCATCGCCGTCGTCCTGCCCACGGCGCCCGGCATCGTGACCCTCTTCGGCGCCTCGCCGACCGCGGCCCCGTATGCCACCACATATCTGCGGATCTCGGCACTCGGCATCCCCGCGATGCTGGTGGTGCTGGCCGCCACCGGCGTCCTGCGTGGACTGCAGGACACGAGGACACCGCTGTACGTGGCGGTCGCGGGCTTCTTGGCGAACGCCGCCCTCAACGCAGGGCTCGTCTACGGCGCGGACCTGGGCATCGCCGGATCCGCGTGGGGCACCGTCGCCGCGCAGTGCGGGATGGCGGCCGCGTATCTGTACGTCGTCGTCCGCGGCGCCCGTCGGCACGGCGCCTCGCTACGACCGGACGCGGCCGGGATACGTGCCTGCGCACAGGCGGGGGCACCGCTGTTGGTCCGTACGCTCTCGCTGCGGGCGATCCTCATGATCGCAACGGCCGTCGCCGCGCGGCTCGGGGACGCCGACATCGCCGCGCACCAGATCATCCTGTCCCTGTGGAGCCTGCTCGCGTTCGCGCTGGACGCGATCGCCATCGCAGGACAGGCCATCATCGGGCGCTATCTCGGCGCGGACGACGCGTGGGGCGCCCGCGCAGCATGCCGCCGCATGGTGCAGTGGGGCATCGTCGCCGGCCTCGTGCTCGGAGTGCTGGTGCTCGTGGCCCGGCCGCTGTTCCTCCCGTTGTTCACCAGCGACTCCGCGGTGAAGGACACGGCACTGCCCGCCCTGCTGATGGTGGCGGTGTCGCAGCCCGTATGCGGGATCGTCTTCGTCCTGGACGGAGTCCTGATGGGTGCGGGCGACGGGCCGTACCTCGCCTGGGCGATGGTCGTCACCCTTGCCGTATTCGCACCCGTGGCCCTGCTCGTCCCCACGCTCGGCGGCGGACTCACCGCCCTCTGGGCGGCGATGACGCTGATGATGACAATCCGCATGCTGACCCTGTGGCTGCGCGCTCGCTCCGGCCGCTGGATCGTGACGGGCGCGACGCGCTGATCGTTTCACGTGAAACGTGCCCGGTGACGACTCCGCCCACTGGAAAGGGGCCGCACCCGTGACGGGTGCGGCCCCTTTCAGAGCTGCTCAAGCAGAGCGCAGCGATCAGGCCGCGACAACCTCGATGTTGACCTTGGCGGCAACCTCGGGGTGCAGACGCACGGACGTCTCGTGGGCGCCCAGCGTCTTGATCGGCGCACCGAGCTCGATGCGACGCTTGTCGACCTCGGGGCCACCGGAGGCCTTGATCGCCGAGGCGATGTCGGCCGGGGTGACGGAACCGAAGAGACGGCCGGAGTCGCCGGAGCGGACGGCCAGGCGGACCTTCACGCCCTCGAGCTGGGCCTTGACCTGGTTGGCCTGCTCGATGGTCTGGATCTCGTGGATCTTGCGAGCGCGACGGATCTGCTCGACGTCCTTCTCGCCACCCTTGGTCCAGCGGATCGCGAACTTCCGCGGGATCAGGTAGTTGCGGGCGTACCCGTCCTTGACGTCGACGACGTCGCCCGCGGCGCCGAGGCCGGAGACCTCGTGGGTGAGGATGATCTTCATGAGTCGGTCACCCTTCCTTTAGCGCGCGGTGGACGTGTAGGGCAGCAGCGCCATCTCACGGCTGTTCTTGACGGCCGTGGCGACGTCACGCTGGTGCTGCGTGCAGTTGCCGGTCACGCGACGGGCACGGATCTTGCCGCGGTCGGAAATGAACTTCCGCAGCATGTTCGTGTCCTTGTAGTCCACGTACGTGACCTTGTCCTTGCAGAATGCGCAGACCTTCTTCTTCGGCTTGCGCACAGGCGGCTTCGCCATGGTGTTTCTCCTGTGTG of Streptomyces cynarae contains these proteins:
- a CDS encoding GNAT family N-acetyltransferase: MSTPALAALPIRRLTPRDLRACADLSEDRGWPREEHKWGLLLAAGKGYGIDDPEGGLVTACVVTEYGSSYRPDLCAVGMVLVAERHARQGVGRRLMRHVVAESGTTPLTLYATPYGRPLYEELGFKAIGSSEMVRGHFTAGGPSPTVSTRPATGEDLATLVRLDEEVFGADRTHMITRLPAFADQLRVAEEKGRIIGYAAAWPNMDTHVLGPLVARDAETAKALVASLAAHTDRPLRTDVDVRHEGLLTWLKERGLASVGVNAVMTYGIPDLPGDWTRRFAPLTVAAG
- a CDS encoding MFS transporter — protein: MPLALLALAIGAFGIGTTEFVIMGVLPEVAGDFGVSIPTAGLLVTGYALGVMFGAPIMTALGTKVPRKRMLMLLMGLFVVGNLLSAVAPVFGLMLVGRVVASLAHGAFFGIGSVVAADLVAPEKKAGAIAMMFSGLTIANVVGVPLGTLVGQSAGWRVTFTLVAALGVVGLLGVAKLVPEMPKPEGAHLRHELAAFKNAQVLLAMAMTVLGFGGVFAAITYIAPMMTHVTGFADGSVTWLLVLFGLGMVGGNLIGGKYADRALMPMLYVSLGGLALVLALFTVTAHTKALAAVTIVLIGALGFATVPPLQKRVLDHAHGAPTLASAANIGAFNLGNALSAWLGGLVIAAGLGYTAPNWVGAVLAVSALLLAFLSAALERREAAPSTVVAGATPSERRTAVRP
- a CDS encoding MarR family winged helix-turn-helix transcriptional regulator, whose translation is MSATDPALTALAQGWCALSLLHGRIEAHLERALQAKHGLSVREYSLLDVLSRQHDGEGGHLQMKQVADAVVLSQSATTRLVTRLEDRGLLSRYLCPTDRRGIYTNVTEAGLKLLEEARPTNNAALREALAEAAKKPELAPLVRVVESLDVPA
- a CDS encoding GNAT family N-acetyltransferase, coding for MGELDIRPAVAGDVPAIVAMLADDPLGAQRESPDDLTPYLHALKRVSSDPNQHLVVAVRDGRVVGTLQLTIIPGLSRMGATRSIIEAVRIHADERGSGLGTQLIEWAVDESRRHDCQLVQLTSDATRTDAHRFYERLGFQASHVGFKRQL
- a CDS encoding serine hydrolase domain-containing protein; amino-acid sequence: MTTTQEELLPTTRRALLHRIAVAQAEGRAPSLVAAVVRGGRAVWHGARSCVDGHAPDENVQYRIGSITKTFTAVLVLRLRDEGVLDLGDPLEKHLPGTGVGEVTIAELLAHTGGLAAESPGPWWERTPGTLRPELADVLGEHPLRHPVGRRFHYSNPGYTLLGALVEEVRRAPWEDVLRREVLEPLGLHRTGGRPQAPHAGGWAVHPWADVMLPEPAEDLGLMAPAGQLWSTTGDLARFAVFLAQGDERVLSAESVREMRKPAAPPETSDVVAGSAYGLGLRLQRWDSRLLVGHSGSLPGFLADLTLSVEDDVAAVVLANCTSGPAVSSLAADLVGIVAEAEPRIPEPWRPLSDVDRSVLELVGQWYWGTQGFVLRLTADGGVSLEPLSGVGRRARLRPNEDGTWTGLDGYYAGEILKAVRRADGSVSHLDLGSFVFTRQPYEQGAPVPGGVDQDGWRGIR
- the dnaB gene encoding replicative DNA helicase, whose amino-acid sequence is MSISEPLDDQWADSGPGDRVPASRRRGEGGRSRDEQHDRGPDSGTWDGGGSAFERVPPQDLDAEQSVLGGMLLSKDAIADVVEILKGHDFYRPAHETIYQAILDLYAKGEPADPITVAAELTKRGEITKVGGASYLHTLVQTVPTAANAEYYAQIVHERAVLRRLVEAGTRITQMGYAADGDIDEIVNSAQAEIFAVTEQRTAEDYLPLSEIMEGALDEIEAIGSRSGEMTGVPTGFTDLDQLTNGLHPGQMIIIAARPAMGKSTLALDFARAAAIKHNLPSVIFSLEMGRNEIAMRLLSAEARVALHHMRSGTMTDEDWTRLARRMPDVSAAPLYIDDSPNLSMMEIRAKCRRLKQRNDLKLVVIDYLQLMQSGSKRSESRQQEVSEMSRNLKLLAKELELPVIALSQLNRGPEQRTDKKPMVSDLRESGSIEQDADMVILLHREDAYEKESPRAGEADIIVGKHRNGPTATITVAFQGHYSRFVDMAQT
- a CDS encoding MATE family efflux transporter, producing the protein MTQAPATPRALGRRHDREIVALAVPAFGALIAEPLFVMADSAIVGHLGTAQLAGLGVASALLTTAVSIFVFLAYATTAAVARRVGAGDLRSAIRQGMDGIWLALLLGAAVIAVVLPTAPGIVTLFGASPTAAPYATTYLRISALGIPAMLVVLAATGVLRGLQDTRTPLYVAVAGFLANAALNAGLVYGADLGIAGSAWGTVAAQCGMAAAYLYVVVRGARRHGASLRPDAAGIRACAQAGAPLLVRTLSLRAILMIATAVAARLGDADIAAHQIILSLWSLLAFALDAIAIAGQAIIGRYLGADDAWGARAACRRMVQWGIVAGLVLGVLVLVARPLFLPLFTSDSAVKDTALPALLMVAVSQPVCGIVFVLDGVLMGAGDGPYLAWAMVVTLAVFAPVALLVPTLGGGLTALWAAMTLMMTIRMLTLWLRARSGRWIVTGATR
- the rplI gene encoding 50S ribosomal protein L9; amino-acid sequence: MKIILTHEVSGLGAAGDVVDVKDGYARNYLIPRKFAIRWTKGGEKDVEQIRRARKIHEIQTIEQANQVKAQLEGVKVRLAVRSGDSGRLFGSVTPADIASAIKASGGPEVDKRRIELGAPIKTLGAHETSVRLHPEVAAKVNIEVVAA
- the rpsR gene encoding 30S ribosomal protein S18 — translated: MAKPPVRKPKKKVCAFCKDKVTYVDYKDTNMLRKFISDRGKIRARRVTGNCTQHQRDVATAVKNSREMALLPYTSTAR